TGCTGACGGTCAATCAGTTTTTTACCGCAGGCCAAGTGGTGGCGGCCTCTGACTTGCTGACGGTGCTGCCGCACCATTTTCTGAGCAGCACCGGCCATGCGGCCGAGCTGGCGGTGCAGCCCCTGCCCATCGATGTACCGCGCGTGCATGTGGACATGCTGTGGCACCGGCAGACGGAGGCGGTCAGTGCCCAGCGCTGGCTGCGCGATGCCGTCGGGCGCGCGGTCGCGCAAGGTGCCATGGCCGCGGAGGCTCTCTGATGCGAATCCAGCTGCTGTCGGACCTGCACCTGGAGGCCAATCCGGACTTCGCCCCAACGCCCGCGCCCGACGCAGACGTGTTGGTGCTCGCCGGGGATATCGGCTCGTACCAGCACAGCCGCAACGGCGCGGTGATGACGGCACCGGACTGGGGGTTGCGGCGCTTTTCGCCCTTGCCGCACTATGCGGGCTGGCCCACGCCCGTGTTGTTCGTGCCCGGCAACCATGAGTATGACGCACTGGACTGGGACGAAGCGCACACGGGCTTGCGCGCGGCGTGCGAGCGGCTGGGTATCGTATGGCTCGAGCGCGAGGTCGTGGTGATCGCGGGCGTGCGCTTCATCGGTACCACGCTGTGGAGCGACTACGACGCGCTGGCCGCCGTTCCCATGCAGCGACGCGGGCGCGTGCGCCCGATTCGGGACCCCGCCGCGCACCGGTTGCACCAGCGCGAACGCGCCTTTCGGGCGGCGAACTTTTACCTGACGCAGATGGCCACGCGGCGGCACGGGCGGCTGTTCGACGCGGCTGCGATGCGCGAGGAGGCGCTGCGCTGCCAGGCCTGGCTGCGCGCGGCGCTGGCGCAGCCGTTCGACGGGCCGACAGTCGTCGTCACGCATTTCGCGCCCTCGCTGCGCAGCGCGGATCCGCGCTACGGCGTGCAGCCCGGCACCGCGGGCTTTTGCAATGCACTGGACGACTTGCTGCCCCAGGCCGACCTGTGGCTGCACGGCCACCTGCACTGCCCGCACGACTACCGCGTCGGCCGCTGCCGGGTCGTGGCCAACCCGCTGGGATACGCGGACAAGGGCGAGCACGCCGGGTTTCGGCCGCTGTGCGTGGTCGACCTCCCGGACGCGGCCACCCCCGCGTCTCCCCCTGCGCGATAATGATCGACAGGGGAAGCACGACATGCTCAAGCGCATCCGCGTCGAGGACGTCCGCCTCGGGATGTTCATCCACGGCTTCGCCGGTTCCTGGCTGGATCATCCGTTTTGGCGCAGCCGGTTCCTGCTCGACGATCCGCAGGACTTGGCGCGCATCCGCGCCAGCGCCGTGCGCGAGGTCTGGATCGACGTCGCGCAAGGTTCCGATGTCGAGCCGCAGGCACCGGTCGTCGCCCGGGCGGACACCGAGTCGGACGTGCCGACCGTCGAGGTCACCCCGACCGCGCAGCGCGACGTCCCCCCTAAAACCCAGGCCGAAGAGCTCAAAAGGGCCGCTCGGGTGCTCGAGAGTGCACGCGCCGCCGTCGTCGACATGTTCCAGGACGCACGGATGGGACGCGCCATTGATGCGCACGTCGCGCGCGCCGTCGTGGACGAAATCGCCGACTCGGTCACGCGCAACGGCGGCGCGCTCATCAACTTGGCCAGGCTCAAAACCGCCGACGACTACACCTATTTGCACTCGGTGGCCGTCTGCGCGCTGATGGTGGCGCTGGCGCGCCAACTGGGAATGCCCGACGACCAAACGCGCGCGGCAGGCTTTGCCGGGCTGCTGCACGACATCGGCAAGGCCGACATCCCGCTGGAGGTGCTCAACAAACCCGGCAAGCTCACCGAGGAAGAGTTCGCCATCGTGCGCGAGCATCCGCGCAAGGGCTGGGAGCGCTTGCGCGCCGCAGGCGTCTCGGACAGACACGCGCTGGATGTTTGCCTGCACCACCACGAGCGCATGGACGGCAAGGGCTACCCCGACAGACTGACCGGCGAGCAGATCAGCCTGATGGCGCGCATGGGGGCGGTGTGCGACGTCTATGACGCCATCACCTCCAACCGGCCTTACAAGGCGGGCTGGGATCCAGCCGAGTCGCTCAAGCGCATGGCCTCTTGGCACGGCCACTTCGACAACCGCGTGTTCCAGGCCTTCGTGCGCAGCCTGGGGATCTACCCGGTGGGTTCGCTGGTGAGGCTGTCCAACCAGCGCCTGGCGGTGGTGGTCGCGCAAAACCCCAGTCAGTTGCTCAAACCTGTGGTCAAAACGGTGTATTCGCTGCGCAGCCAGGAGCCGCTGGTACCGCAGCGCATCGACCTCAGCGCCGCGGGCTGCGCCGTCCAAATCGAGCAACGGGAAGACCCGGCCGTTTGGAAAATCCCCAACCTCGACGCCGTGTGGCAAGAGGAACTGTGAGCCGACCAACAGCACTAAAGGTCACTGCATCGCGAGACGGTGTCGATGGCGTGAGGCCAAGGGGTATCGTGACTGCGCATCGTCACCGTGCGCGCGCCAGTTCGGGTTTGTCCCCAGTGGCAATTGCACAACACGCTGCGACGCATTGCCCACTCGACGCTAAGATGGGACGGCATCGGGAGTGTGGTGTCAGCCCCGCGTCAGCCACGGCTTGCCCGCACGGCCTCATCGCTGGATGATCCACTACGCAAGCGCCGCAATACCATGGCAACCTCCAGAAAACTCAGCTTTCAAGCGCGCATTATTTTGCGATTGGGCACGGTTTTGGCGGTGGTGCTGGTACTGCTGCTGGGGCTGCGCCTGTGGTCGCAACTGTCCACGCTGGTGACGGATCGCGAGGAGCTGGTGCGGCTGCAGACCGCTCGCTACGCCAAAGAAGTCGAGCGCATCATGGACAGCGCCGCTACCACGGCGCGTGGCATGGCCGCGGCGCTGTACGCACTGCAGCGCGACGGCCGGGCCGATCGGGTCACGGCCAACCACATTGTGCGCGGTGGCGTCGAGAGCAATCCCCTGATCATCGGCGGCTCCACCGCTTGGGAACCCAATGCCTTTGACGGGCGCGATGCCGAATTCGTCAACGCCGACCCCACCCACGACGAAACCGGTCGGCTGATTCCCTATTGGTACCGCAGTGGCGATCGCATCGCGGCGGACAAGCTGGTGGACTACGAAAAGCCCGGCGCGGGCGACTGGTACTTGCTGCCGCGGCAAACGCGCCGCCCGACCGTGGTCGAGCCGTACTTTTACCCAATCGAGGGCAAGGATGTCTTGATGACCACCTTCAGCCAGCCCATCGTGCACGAGGGGCGGTTTGTGGGGCTGACGACGGTGGACATCCCGCTGGACGGTCTGTCGCAGCGCATCGCCGAGCACAAGCTGTTTGAAACGGGCTACCTGACACTGGCCTCGCCCACGGGTGTGGTCGTGGCCGACCCCAACCCGAGCCGCAACGGCAAATCGTTGGCTGACGTGGGGTTTGCGGCCGAGGTGGTAGAGGCCGCCCGGCAAGCTCAGCCCGCCATCCTGCGCGTGGGTGCCACGGTATACGTGGTGGAGCCGATCACGCTGGCCGACACCGGCGTGCGCTGGGCGGTCGTTGGTCAGGTTCCCCGTGCCGAACTCACCGCCGCGGCTTGGCATGAGGTGTGGCGCGGTGCCGCGCTGGGCTTGCTGGCGATGGTCGTGGTGCTGGCCGTCATGGCGTGGGAGTTGCGCCGACGCGTCCTCGGACCACTCGGCGACGACCCCGCCGCCGTGGTGCAGCACGTGCGTCGCGTCGCCGCTGGCGATTTGACAGGCGCGGACTGGCAGCAACACCGCGTGCCCAACGGTAGCGTCGTCGAAGCCGTCTGGCAAATGGAGCAGCGCCTGGCGGACGCGATGGCCCACATCCGCGACGCCGCACAACAAGTGGCCACGGCCTCGGCCGAGATCGCCCAGGGCAACCGCGACCTGTCCAACCGCACCGAAAGTGCCGCCTCGAGCCTGCAACAAACCGCGGCCAGCATGGAACACCTCACCGACAGCGTGCGCCACAGCGCGCAGTCGGCACAATCGGCCGACCAGCTGGCCCGCCAAGCCACGGCGGCGGCCCAGCGCGGGGCCGACACCGTGCGGCAAGTGGTCGACAGCATGCGCGGCATCGAAGCCAGCAGTCGCCGCATCGCCGACATCATTCAAGTGATCGACGGCATCGCCTTCCAGACCAACATCCTGGCACTCAACGCCGCCGTCGAAGCAGCCCGCGCGGGAGAGGCCGGCCGCGGCTTCGCGGTGGTGGCTGGTGAAGTGCGCGCACTGGCCCAGCGCAGCGCCGAGGCTGCCAAACAAATCAAAGGCCTCATCGAGGACAGTGTTGCCTGCGTGCAGCAAGGGGCGTCCCTGGTCGAGTCCGCAGGGCAGGCCGTTGAGGCGATGGAGCAGTCCATCGCGCGGGTCGCCGGCCTCATCGCCGACGTCACCCATGCCGCGGCCGAGCAGAGCGACAACATCGGTCAGATCAACGCCGCAGTCTCCCAGCTCGACCAGGTCACGCAGCAAAACGCCGCGCTGGTGGAGCAGGCGACCGCCGCCGCGGAGAGCCTGCGCCAGCAGGCACAAGCCATGCTGGACATCGTGGCGCAGTTCCAGCTGCCCGCCACCGCGCAAGGCGGCAGCACCGCGACCCTGCCCGCCCCGGCCGCAGCAGCACTGACGCTCACGTCAAGGGCTTGAGCGCGACGCGCGCCGCCTCGCGCAGCACAGCGCTCAGGCGCGACAACGCCTCGGAGGTCAAGTTCCAGCAGTGCCAAAACAACGGCACACTGTAGTTCGCCTGGGGTGCCACGTCGAGCAGCTCGCCGCTGTCCAGATCGGTCTGCACCAGCAAGCGCGGCACCACCGTCACCCCCCAGCCGGCCCGCGCCGCGCGCACCTGCCCTTCCGAGGACGGCACGAAAAACTGCCGCAACCCCGCCAAGCGCAGACCAAACACCTGCGCCACAAAGTCCCGCTGCAAATCGTCTTTGCGATTGAAGGCGATAAAGGGCACCCGATGAAAATTGTGCGCGGTCAGCCGCCCACCCAACGCCTCGCTCGCGTACGCGGGGTGTGCCACCGCCACATACTCCATGACACCCAGCGGCTCGACGCGGCAACCGCGCAAGCTCTGCGCCACCGAGGTCACACACCCCACAACCTGCCCCTCGCGCAGCCACTCGTGCGTAAAGTCCTGGTCATCGTGGATGATTTCCAGCGGAAATCCCTCCTGCACCAGTGGCGTCAGGGCCG
This region of Tepidimonas taiwanensis genomic DNA includes:
- a CDS encoding LysR family transcriptional regulator ArgP; translated protein: MTTVFDPDALECLAAIVEEGGFERAAQRLSITQSAVSQRLRALEAQVGTVLLVRSRPIRPTPAGQLLIKHAKMLRLLRTDLQRDLRELDPSLAQHHREEGRLSVAINADSIATWALPALTPLVQEGFPLEIIHDDQDFTHEWLREGQVVGCVTSVAQSLRGCRVEPLGVMEYVAVAHPAYASEALGGRLTAHNFHRVPFIAFNRKDDLQRDFVAQVFGLRLAGLRQFFVPSSEGQVRAARAGWGVTVVPRLLVQTDLDSGELLDVAPQANYSVPLFWHCWNLTSEALSRLSAVLREAARVALKPLT
- a CDS encoding HD-GYP domain-containing protein, with product MLKRIRVEDVRLGMFIHGFAGSWLDHPFWRSRFLLDDPQDLARIRASAVREVWIDVAQGSDVEPQAPVVARADTESDVPTVEVTPTAQRDVPPKTQAEELKRAARVLESARAAVVDMFQDARMGRAIDAHVARAVVDEIADSVTRNGGALINLARLKTADDYTYLHSVAVCALMVALARQLGMPDDQTRAAGFAGLLHDIGKADIPLEVLNKPGKLTEEEFAIVREHPRKGWERLRAAGVSDRHALDVCLHHHERMDGKGYPDRLTGEQISLMARMGAVCDVYDAITSNRPYKAGWDPAESLKRMASWHGHFDNRVFQAFVRSLGIYPVGSLVRLSNQRLAVVVAQNPSQLLKPVVKTVYSLRSQEPLVPQRIDLSAAGCAVQIEQREDPAVWKIPNLDAVWQEEL
- a CDS encoding methyl-accepting chemotaxis protein, which codes for MVLVLLLGLRLWSQLSTLVTDREELVRLQTARYAKEVERIMDSAATTARGMAAALYALQRDGRADRVTANHIVRGGVESNPLIIGGSTAWEPNAFDGRDAEFVNADPTHDETGRLIPYWYRSGDRIAADKLVDYEKPGAGDWYLLPRQTRRPTVVEPYFYPIEGKDVLMTTFSQPIVHEGRFVGLTTVDIPLDGLSQRIAEHKLFETGYLTLASPTGVVVADPNPSRNGKSLADVGFAAEVVEAARQAQPAILRVGATVYVVEPITLADTGVRWAVVGQVPRAELTAAAWHEVWRGAALGLLAMVVVLAVMAWELRRRVLGPLGDDPAAVVQHVRRVAAGDLTGADWQQHRVPNGSVVEAVWQMEQRLADAMAHIRDAAQQVATASAEIAQGNRDLSNRTESAASSLQQTAASMEHLTDSVRHSAQSAQSADQLARQATAAAQRGADTVRQVVDSMRGIEASSRRIADIIQVIDGIAFQTNILALNAAVEAARAGEAGRGFAVVAGEVRALAQRSAEAAKQIKGLIEDSVACVQQGASLVESAGQAVEAMEQSIARVAGLIADVTHAAAEQSDNIGQINAAVSQLDQVTQQNAALVEQATAAAESLRQQAQAMLDIVAQFQLPATAQGGSTATLPAPAAAALTLTSRA
- a CDS encoding metallophosphoesterase, with the protein product MRIQLLSDLHLEANPDFAPTPAPDADVLVLAGDIGSYQHSRNGAVMTAPDWGLRRFSPLPHYAGWPTPVLFVPGNHEYDALDWDEAHTGLRAACERLGIVWLEREVVVIAGVRFIGTTLWSDYDALAAVPMQRRGRVRPIRDPAAHRLHQRERAFRAANFYLTQMATRRHGRLFDAAAMREEALRCQAWLRAALAQPFDGPTVVVTHFAPSLRSADPRYGVQPGTAGFCNALDDLLPQADLWLHGHLHCPHDYRVGRCRVVANPLGYADKGEHAGFRPLCVVDLPDAATPASPPAR